The genome window GTTGGCTCAACTCTTCTACTATTCTCTTGGGAGGGCCTTGTACCACTTCACGACCCCCTTCAAGCACTAAGATAGAATCGCTGGCCATTAGAGCTATTTCCAAATCATGAGTAACAAAAACTATTCCACGACCCTTATCTTTTTGAGCCAATAGAAGACGAACAAGCTCTTTACGCCCTGTAGCATCAAGACCCGCTGTCGGTTCATCAAGAACTACATAGGCAGGATCTGCAGCTAAAACTGATGCGAGAGCTATACGGCGTTTTTCTCCTCCCGAAAGTTGGAAAGGATTGCGATCAAGAAAATCAAGAGAGAGTCCCACTTCCAAGAGAGAACGCTCCACTACACCTTGTAATTCATCTTCTGGAACACCCCAATTTCGCGGAGCAAAGGCTACTTCTTCAAATACTGTTTCTGCAAAAAGTTGTTGCTCGGGATACTGAAAAACTAACCCCACAAGATGCCTGATTTTACGCAGATCAGAACTCCCGGAACGAGCAACCATATTCTCAACAACAACTTCTCCCTTTTCTGGAACAATCAGAGCATTAAGATGTTGCGCCAGTGTGGACTTACCACTTCCGGTATGACCAACTATGGAAAGCCACTGACCTTTCTCTGTTTGTAGACTTATATCCTTCAAAGCCACTGTTTCTAGAGGTGTGGAAGGATGATAAATATGAGTGAGATTTTTTATAATAATTGACATAAGGCTTTTTGTACTCCATATACTGTTGCAGGCGTTCCTTCTGGAATAAGCTGCTCTGCAACCAACATTTGCCATAACTCAACAAAGGGAGGCGTTTCAAGTCCCCATTCATCAAGTTTTTGAGTGAGGCTGAAGAGTTCCGTTATGGCTCCATTCCATCGTACAGTACCGTCTTTCAAAACAAAAGCCCTGTCACAAAAGACGGTTTCTTCAAGGCGATGGGTAATATAAATTATTGTTCTTCCCTGCTCATGAAGATTTTTCAATATGTCAAGTAAATCACGACGTCCTTGAGGGTCAAGCATTGCTGTCGGTTCATCAAGAACTAAACAAGGTGGATCAAGAGCTAAAGCTCCAGCTACAGCCAACCGTTGTTTCTCTCCACCGGAAAGGGAATATGTAGGATTTTGAGCTTTATGGGATAAACCGGTAACAGAAAGGGCCCAATCTACCCTGCGACGAATTTCTTCTGGGGGAAGTCCCATATTCTCAGGGCCGAAAGCCGTGTCATCTTCTACAACTGTTCCCACAATCTGATTGTCAGGATTTTGGAACACCATAGCAACATGACTTCTTATATCCCATAGCTTTGTTTCGTCTCTCGTATCCATACCATAAACAAAACAAGCGCCCTGCGATGGTAGCAGCAGGGCGTTCAAATGTTTGGCCAGCGTCGATTTTCCCGAACCATTGCTGCCGAGTAGAGCCAGCCACTCCCCTTCCCGGACCTCTAAACAGACACGATCCAGTGCAGAACTATTCGCTTCAGGGTAGGAAAAAACTACATCCTGAAGCGAACAGACTATTTTTGGGGCCATTGCTAATCAACCAGCTCGATTATTGCCATGGGCGAACCATCGCCAAGACGTGAACCGGTTTTAATTATTCTAGTATAGCCACCAGGACGATTGGCATATCTTTTTGCCAAATCTTCAAAGAGTTTTATAGAAGCCTCTTTATGGCCAAGACGGGCACGAATAATTCGACGATCATGCACAGTTGCCCCTTTAGCTCTGGTAATAAATTTTTCGGCTACACGGCGAAGTTCTTTCGCCCGGGTCACCGTGGTGGTAAGGCTCTCTTCTATAAAAAGACTCGCAGCCAGATTGGAGAGCATCGCTTTACGATGACTTCCATAACGGCCAAGCCTTCTATGATCCATACGGTGTCTCATGGAACTAGTCCTCCTTTACTGCTTTCTCTTCGCTCTTTTCTGCGCTCAGGCGAAGTCCC of Aminobacterium sp. MB27-C1 contains these proteins:
- a CDS encoding ATP-binding cassette domain-containing protein; its protein translation is MSIIIKNLTHIYHPSTPLETVALKDISLQTEKGQWLSIVGHTGSGKSTLAQHLNALIVPEKGEVVVENMVARSGSSDLRKIRHLVGLVFQYPEQQLFAETVFEEVAFAPRNWGVPEDELQGVVERSLLEVGLSLDFLDRNPFQLSGGEKRRIALASVLAADPAYVVLDEPTAGLDATGRKELVRLLLAQKDKGRGIVFVTHDLEIALMASDSILVLEGGREVVQGPPKRIVEELSQRPVRGLCLPQVLELAVTLNQKNWSVPLTWEHKRLFKAIQKKVNAL
- a CDS encoding energy-coupling factor transporter ATPase, translating into MAPKIVCSLQDVVFSYPEANSSALDRVCLEVREGEWLALLGSNGSGKSTLAKHLNALLLPSQGACFVYGMDTRDETKLWDIRSHVAMVFQNPDNQIVGTVVEDDTAFGPENMGLPPEEIRRRVDWALSVTGLSHKAQNPTYSLSGGEKQRLAVAGALALDPPCLVLDEPTAMLDPQGRRDLLDILKNLHEQGRTIIYITHRLEETVFCDRAFVLKDGTVRWNGAITELFSLTQKLDEWGLETPPFVELWQMLVAEQLIPEGTPATVYGVQKALCQLL
- the rplQ gene encoding 50S ribosomal protein L17, with the translated sequence MRHRMDHRRLGRYGSHRKAMLSNLAASLFIEESLTTTVTRAKELRRVAEKFITRAKGATVHDRRIIRARLGHKEASIKLFEDLAKRYANRPGGYTRIIKTGSRLGDGSPMAIIELVD